In Gammaproteobacteria bacterium, the DNA window CTTGTCATGTTCCATTATTCCAGCATGTCCGAGAGGCCTTGCAGCGCCGCCATGACCGCCTGGCGCCGTATCGCGCCTCGGTCACCCGAAAACTGCAACCGGGCGGCGCGTGTTTGCCCATCATGCACCGCCCAGGCCAACCAGACGGTGCCGACCGGCTTATCCGGTACACCACCCTCAGGTCCTGCAATGCCGGTCACGGCCACGCTGATATGGGCACGGCTATGCCTGAGCGCACCTTCCGCCATTTCTGAGACCACCTCCTCGCTGACTGCGCCGTAGCGCTCAAGCGTCTCGGCACGCACATCCGAGAGTTCCTTTTTGGCTTCGTTTGAATAGGTCACATAACCGCGTTCAAACCATTCGGAGCTTCCCGGGATGGAGGTGATGGCCTGTGATAACCCGCCTCCTGTACAGGACTCGGCTGTGACCAGCATCATATTGTGGGTCACTAACAGCTTGCCCACTCGCGCAGCCATTACACCACAGGCATCCTGAGACAAATCCCTACCCTCTGGTAAGTCACAAGCTTAACAATCGTTGAACGCACTACGCTCTTCTTACGCTGAAGAACGCCGACAGCAGATCTCCGCACGCATCACCCATGACGCCGCTCTCCACCATTACGCGATGATTAAGTCGGTCTGTGCCGAGGACGTCGAACACGCTTCCGGCTGCCCCGCCCTTCGGGTCCATGGCACCGAAGGCAACACGTGCAACACGTGCGTTTATCAGCGCACCGGCGCACATGACGCAGGGCTCGAGCGTGACATATAAGGTTGAATTGGGCAGACGATAGTTACCCGTTCGCTCTGCCGCCTCTCTGAGTGCCAGGATCTCTGCATGTGCACTTGGGTCGGAGTTTGAGATGGGGCAGTTCCATCCCTCGCCGATGCATTCACCGTCTTGTACCAGCACGGCGCCCACCGGAACCTCGCCAGCCGCCTCGGCCCGCCGTGCCAATTCCAATGCACGCTGCATCCATTGCTTATCGTCGCTCATTCCCACTCGATCGTCGCGGGGGGTTTGTCGGAGATATCGTAGGTCACCCTAGAGATACCTTGCACCTCATTAATGATCCGGCTGCTTACGGTGTCCAGGAAATCATACGGCAGATGTGCCCAGCGTGCAGTCATAAAGTCAACGGTTTCGACCGCACGCAAGGCGATCACGTAATCGTATTCACGACTGTCACCTTTAACGCCTACCGACTTGACGGGAAGGAAAACGGCAAACGCCTGACTCACCTTATTATAAAGATCGGCTTTTTTAAGTTCCTCAAGATAGATGGCGTCTGCCCGGCGCAAAATGTCCGCATATTCCTTGCGCACTTCTCCAAGTATTCGAACGCCAAGCCCAGGTCCGGGGAATGGATGCCGAAACACCATGTCATACGGCAGGCCGAGTTCCACACCGAGTTTTCGTACCTCATCTTTGAAAAGCTCGCGCAGCGGTTCGACGAGTTCCAGTTGCATCTCTTCCGGTAAACCCGCCACGTTGTGGTGCGATTTGATCACATGGGCCTTGCCGGTCTTGGCCGCTGCAGACTCGATGACGTCGGGATAGATCGTACCCTGCGCAAGCCACTGCACGTCTGTGACTTTGACCGCTTCCTCTTCAAAGATCTTAATGAACAACCCGCCGATAATCTTGCGTTTCTCTTCCGGATCATCCACACCCCGAAGTGCGTCCAAGAACCGCGGTTCCGCGTCCACGCGATTCACCCGAACACCCATGTGCTCGGCAAACGTCGCCATGACCTGATCGGCCTCGTGTAGCCGCAGCAACCCGTTGTCGACGAACACACAGGTCAGCTGATCGCCAATCGCCCGATGTAGTAATGCTGCGACCACCGAGGAGTCCACACCCCCGGAGAGCGCAAGCAGAACCTTCTCCTCACCAACCTGTTCACGAACCCGCCGCACACTGTCTTCAATGATGTGCTCGGTCGTCCAGAGTGAATCACAACCACAGATGTCATGGATGAAGCACTGCAGGATGCGCGCACCCTGGTGCGTATGCGTGACCTCGGGGTGAAACTGCAGCCCGTAGAAGCGGCGGCTTTCATCGGCCATGCCGGCATTCGGGGCATTGTCGGTCGAGGCAATGACCTGGAAGCCTTCGGGCAAACGCGTGACCCGATCGCCGTGACTCATCCACACATCCAGAAGACCGGCGCCATTCTCTGCCGTGTGATCCTGAATATCCTCCAAGAGCTTGGACGTACCGCGCGCTTGCACCTGCGCGTAGCCGAATTCACGTAGGTGCGAGGTCTCGACCTCACCGCCTAGCTGGGCAGCCATCGTTTGCATCCCATAACAGATCCCGAGTACAGGAACGCCCAGCTCAAAAACAACCTGGGGCGCCTTGACCTCTTGGGCTACCGTGACCGACTCCGGCCCACCCGAGAGAATGATGCCCTTGGGCTGGTATTCACGGATGGCATCGGCATCCATGTCGAACGGATGGATCTCGCTATAGACGCCGGCTTCACGCACGCGGCGGGCGATCAGCTGAATAGTTTGCGAGCCAAAATCGAGGATCAAAATTCGTTGAGCGTGGATATCACTCATGACAGGATAACACTCGATACACACACAGCGACCACAGGCTTTAAAAGCGAAAAGCGCGGCGCCCTGCGTTTAAACACTATGCTGTTCTAAGTGTCAGGGATCGCGCGAGTCAACACGATAGTTGGGTGCTTCCTTGGTAATGGTGACATCGTGCACATGGCTTTCTCGCATCCCGGCGTAGCTGATGCGCACGAATGTTGGCTTGGTTCGCATCTCCTCAAGGTTTTGACACCCGGTATAGCCCATCGCGGCCCTGAGACCCCCAAGCAGTTGACGGATGATCGCGGAAAGGTTTCCTTTATATGGCACGCGTCCCTCGATGCCCTCCGGCACCAGTTTTTCAATCTCCCCGCTTTCCTGGAAGTAACGGTCCGACGAACCATGCTCCTGCGACATGGCACCCACCGATCCCATGCCACGGTAGGACTTGTAAGATCGCCCCTGATAGAGCTCCACTTCCCCAGGTGCCTCTTCCGTGCCGGCGAAAAGGCTGCCGATCATCACTGAATAGGCACCGGCCACGATGGCCTTGGCGATATCACCCGGATGGCGGATGCCGCCGTCCGAGATCACAGGCAGGCCGCTCTTGGCCATGGCAGTCGCTACGTCGGCCACGGCCGTGATCTGGGGTACGCCGACGCCGGTGACCACACGCGTGGTGCAGATGGATCCGGGACCGAGGCCGACCTTTACCGCATCCGCCCCTGCCTTGAGCAGGGCCGTTGCCCCGTCCGCCGTGGCCACGTTGCCGCCAATGACCTGGGCTTCCGGGTGGTGCTTCTTGATCCAGCGCACCGTCTCGAGCACGCTCTCGGAGTGGCCGTGGGCCGTATCCACTACGACCACGTCGACACCCGCGTCCACGAGTGCGGCAACCCGCTCGTGTGTCCCGGGTCCTGTGCCCACTGCGGCGCCCACGCGGAGCCGTTCCTGTTCATCTTTGCAGGCATTGGGATATTCGCTGGCCTTCTGGATATCCTTGACCGTAATAAGGCCCCGTAGCTGAAATTTGTCGTTCACCACCAATACCTTCTCGATGCGGTGCTTATGCAAAAGGGCGACAACCTCATCGCTGCTGGCGCCCTCCTCGACCGTGACCAGCCGCTCCTTCGGGGTCATCGTGCTATGAACTGGCTGATCGTAACGCGTCTCAAACCGCAGATCCCGGCCCGTTACGATCCCGACCAGATCTTCGCCTTCCACGACCGGGACCCCGGAAATATTGTGGGAACGCGTGATATCCAGCACTTCCCTGATGCTCGTCTCAGGGCTGACCGTGATCGGATCCTTAATAACGCCGCTTTCGAACTTCTTTACCAGGCGCACATGCCGCGCCTGCTCCCCAGCGTGCATGTTCTTGTGAATGATACCGATGCCGCCCTCCTGCGCGAGCGTGATGGCCAGGCGCGCCTCGGTGACAGTATCCATGGCAGCGGAAGCAATGGGCATATTGAGGCGAATATCCCGGGTAAGCTGCGTTTCCACGTGCGCCTCGTGCGGCAACACCTGCGAGTACGCCGGGACAAGGAGCACATCATCGAAGGTGAGGGCCTCTTTTGAAACGCGCATAGCAAGAATCGAGAATCGCGGACGGTAAAATAGCCAGTTATTCTAATTGCAACGGGCGGATGGGTAAACGCCGAATACCGCTCACCGGCACCCGACCGCTCTGCGGCGTCGGTCAAATTGCAGTAAAGCGTTTGGGTTAATGCGCGTAGCGCAAGCGATAGTAGCGCCGCAACAGCCAGAAGGCGAAGAGCGGTGCACAGACAAACGCGGCAACCAGAAATGGCAACAGCAAACCAAGCCAGGCGATGGGCCCGACTGAATAGAGCACATCATCGAGATCATAGAGCGCATGGGCCGCTGCAATGTCTGGTTCATCCTCGTCCTGGACTTCCTTGATCTTTTCCCTGACCCAGAAAATCGCCACAATGGCAAAGCCGGTACCGATGCCAAGGGGAATTGCCCACGCGCCCAGCACGCTGTCACGCAGACCGAACCCGACGCCGACGAACAGTAACGCCGTCACGCTCAAATCACACGCCAGATCGTACTGATGGCCCCACTCGCTTCTCTGACCAGTAAGTCGGGCTAATTCGCCGTCGGCGCGATCCAGGAACGTTGAGAACAGAAACAACAGGCCACCCCAGAAGACCCACCCCGGCGTACCGACGGCAAAGGCCGCTGCGGCACCCACACCGGTCAAAAGACGAAGCGTGGTGAGGTGATTCGGCGTAATGCGTGTGCCGACAAGCGGACGCACCGTCTGTCGTGCGATTCGGTGGCTCCAGGTATTCCAGCTCATGAGCACATCATTATAGCCTAGAACCGCGCTTTAGCGAATTTTGGCCAAAAACACCCACTTTGAGACGTGTTGGTTATATACGCGCGCTATCGCGTATGATCTCGCCATGTTGGATCCCCAGGACTTAAGCCGTGAAGGGCAAACGACCCGCGAGATCTACACGGTCACGCGGCTGAATCGTGAAGCCAAGGCTATCCTGGAGGGGAGCTTTCCGATGATCTGGATTGATGGGGAACTCTCCAACATTGCACGTCCCGCGTCCGGTCATATCTATTTCACCCTGAAAGACGAGAACTCACAGGTTCGCTGCGCAATGTTCCGGACCTGGAACCGGCTGCTCGAGTTCACCCCGGATAATGGCATGCAGGTGCTGCTCCGCGCACGGGTCGGCCTCTATGAAGGACGGGGTGAATTTCAGATCGTCGTCGAACACATGGAACCGTCCGGCGACGGAGCCTTAAGGCGAGCCTTTGAGGAACTCAAGCAACGACTTTTCAAAGAAGGTTTGTTCGAGGAGAAACACAAACTTCCGCTGCCGATGGTGCCCGAATGCCTAGGCGTCATTACCTCTCCGACGGGTGCTGCGATCCGTGACATCTTGAGCATCCTGAAGCGCCGCTTTCCGGCAATCCCCATCATCATCTATCCGGTACCGGTGCAGGGAAGAGATGCGGCCCCACAGATCGCAAAAGCCATTGGACGCGTGGAGCTTGAGGCACAATGCAACGTCGTGATCCTCGCGAGAGGCGGCGGTTCACTCGAAGACCTTTGGGCCTTCAACGAGGAGATGCTCGCCCGAGCCATCTACGCCTGTAAAGTCCCTATCGTCACCGGCATCGGCCACGAGATCGACTTCACCATCGCCGATTTTGTCGCGGATGTGCGCGCCCCCACCCCGTCGGCGAGTGCCGAGCTTGTAAGTCCCGATCAGTGGCAGGTCAATGAAACGCTCACGCGAATGGAATTCCGCCTGCAGCGCTACATGCAGGCGCTATTACGGGAGCGGCGCCAGGCACTGGGGCATCTCACCAAGCGTATGCCCCATCCCGTCAAGCGGCTTCACGACATTGCACAGCGGGTAGATGATCTTGCTCAGCGCTATGGGCTTGCCATGCAGACAGCATGGCGAGCGAAGCTTGCCGCGCTCCGTGAGTTGTCCGCACACCTGCAACGCCAGAACCCTATGCAAACGCTGAAGATGCACGGGCAACGTTGTGCCCATTATGAAGACCGCCTGAGACGAATGATGGTGCACACATTGCAAGCGCTGACTGTCGAACTCAATAACATGCGGCATGCGCTCGAGACAGTGAGCCCCCTGGCAACGCTTGACCGCGGCTATGCGATCGTCACAAGGCTGCCTGACGGAGCCGTGGTGCGAGATGCCAAAGCGCTCAAAAAAGGTAAGCGCGTGCGTGCGCGCTTTGCGAAAGGCCATGCCCATGCGACGGTGGACGAACTCTTTGACGAGTAGTGGTGTGATGCGACGGACGGCGATCATCGCTCTCGTGATCTTGACGAGTGGCACAAGCCACGCACAAACCCTGCCGCATGCCGAGTCTGTACCGGGCGGCATCGCCGTTATTGCACTTGACGTGAATGAGAAGCCCGTGGCCTATTATCGCGGACGCCGCGCGATGGTTATCGAGGCCAACGGCACCTGGCATGCCGTCTTGGGGATCCCGTTAAGTGCGACACCAGGCACCCACAAGCTCAAGGTAAAGACACCAAAAAAGGAGTCCACCCACGCGTTTGAGGTGAAGGATAAGGAGTACGCCATCCAACACATTACGATCACGGACGATCGCAAGGTGAACCCCACGCCGGAGGATCTCAAACGGATCGCGCGCGAGAAGACCTTAATCCGGGAAGCCTTGGCCCACTGGCGGGACACCAACGATGTCGCCCTGGTGCTCGCCCTGCCGGTGGACGGTCCCATCAGCAGCCCATTCGGGTTACGGCGTGTCCTGAACGATCAACCCCGCAAACCCCATAGCGGTTTGGATATTGCCGCCGCACGCG includes these proteins:
- a CDS encoding CinA family protein — its product is MAARVGKLLVTHNMMLVTAESCTGGGLSQAITSIPGSSEWFERGYVTYSNEAKKELSDVRAETLERYGAVSEEVVSEMAEGALRHSRAHISVAVTGIAGPEGGVPDKPVGTVWLAWAVHDGQTRAARLQFSGDRGAIRRQAVMAALQGLSDMLE
- the tadA gene encoding tRNA adenosine(34) deaminase TadA produces the protein MSDDKQWMQRALELARRAEAAGEVPVGAVLVQDGECIGEGWNCPISNSDPSAHAEILALREAAERTGNYRLPNSTLYVTLEPCVMCAGALINARVARVAFGAMDPKGGAAGSVFDVLGTDRLNHRVMVESGVMGDACGDLLSAFFSVRRA
- the guaA gene encoding glutamine-hydrolyzing GMP synthase, translating into MSDIHAQRILILDFGSQTIQLIARRVREAGVYSEIHPFDMDADAIREYQPKGIILSGGPESVTVAQEVKAPQVVFELGVPVLGICYGMQTMAAQLGGEVETSHLREFGYAQVQARGTSKLLEDIQDHTAENGAGLLDVWMSHGDRVTRLPEGFQVIASTDNAPNAGMADESRRFYGLQFHPEVTHTHQGARILQCFIHDICGCDSLWTTEHIIEDSVRRVREQVGEEKVLLALSGGVDSSVVAALLHRAIGDQLTCVFVDNGLLRLHEADQVMATFAEHMGVRVNRVDAEPRFLDALRGVDDPEEKRKIIGGLFIKIFEEEAVKVTDVQWLAQGTIYPDVIESAAAKTGKAHVIKSHHNVAGLPEEMQLELVEPLRELFKDEVRKLGVELGLPYDMVFRHPFPGPGLGVRILGEVRKEYADILRRADAIYLEELKKADLYNKVSQAFAVFLPVKSVGVKGDSREYDYVIALRAVETVDFMTARWAHLPYDFLDTVSSRIINEVQGISRVTYDISDKPPATIEWE
- the guaB gene encoding IMP dehydrogenase, which translates into the protein MRVSKEALTFDDVLLVPAYSQVLPHEAHVETQLTRDIRLNMPIASAAMDTVTEARLAITLAQEGGIGIIHKNMHAGEQARHVRLVKKFESGVIKDPITVSPETSIREVLDITRSHNISGVPVVEGEDLVGIVTGRDLRFETRYDQPVHSTMTPKERLVTVEEGASSDEVVALLHKHRIEKVLVVNDKFQLRGLITVKDIQKASEYPNACKDEQERLRVGAAVGTGPGTHERVAALVDAGVDVVVVDTAHGHSESVLETVRWIKKHHPEAQVIGGNVATADGATALLKAGADAVKVGLGPGSICTTRVVTGVGVPQITAVADVATAMAKSGLPVISDGGIRHPGDIAKAIVAGAYSVMIGSLFAGTEEAPGEVELYQGRSYKSYRGMGSVGAMSQEHGSSDRYFQESGEIEKLVPEGIEGRVPYKGNLSAIIRQLLGGLRAAMGYTGCQNLEEMRTKPTFVRISYAGMRESHVHDVTITKEAPNYRVDSRDP
- a CDS encoding CDP-alcohol phosphatidyltransferase family protein, producing the protein MSWNTWSHRIARQTVRPLVGTRITPNHLTTLRLLTGVGAAAAFAVGTPGWVFWGGLLFLFSTFLDRADGELARLTGQRSEWGHQYDLACDLSVTALLFVGVGFGLRDSVLGAWAIPLGIGTGFAIVAIFWVREKIKEVQDEDEPDIAAAHALYDLDDVLYSVGPIAWLGLLLPFLVAAFVCAPLFAFWLLRRYYRLRYAH
- the xseA gene encoding exodeoxyribonuclease VII large subunit; amino-acid sequence: MAKNTHFETCWLYTRAIAYDLAMLDPQDLSREGQTTREIYTVTRLNREAKAILEGSFPMIWIDGELSNIARPASGHIYFTLKDENSQVRCAMFRTWNRLLEFTPDNGMQVLLRARVGLYEGRGEFQIVVEHMEPSGDGALRRAFEELKQRLFKEGLFEEKHKLPLPMVPECLGVITSPTGAAIRDILSILKRRFPAIPIIIYPVPVQGRDAAPQIAKAIGRVELEAQCNVVILARGGGSLEDLWAFNEEMLARAIYACKVPIVTGIGHEIDFTIADFVADVRAPTPSASAELVSPDQWQVNETLTRMEFRLQRYMQALLRERRQALGHLTKRMPHPVKRLHDIAQRVDDLAQRYGLAMQTAWRAKLAALRELSAHLQRQNPMQTLKMHGQRCAHYEDRLRRMMVHTLQALTVELNNMRHALETVSPLATLDRGYAIVTRLPDGAVVRDAKALKKGKRVRARFAKGHAHATVDELFDE
- a CDS encoding peptidoglycan DD-metalloendopeptidase family protein; the encoded protein is MRRTAIIALVILTSGTSHAQTLPHAESVPGGIAVIALDVNEKPVAYYRGRRAMVIEANGTWHAVLGIPLSATPGTHKLKVKTPKKESTHAFEVKDKEYAIQHITITDDRKVNPTPEDLKRIAREKTLIREALAHWRDTNDVALVLALPVDGPISSPFGLRRVLNDQPRKPHSGLDIAAARGTPVEAAASGRVIRTGDYFFNGNTVFIDHGQGLVTMYCHLDSVTVAPGQEIGQGEIIGQVGMTGRVTGAHLHWGVILNQSSVDPGLFLDQ